From one Treponema denticola genomic stretch:
- a CDS encoding helix-turn-helix domain-containing protein, with product MDTINYLEVYHRISILAKEKGINLSDLKGIGINPQIFTRMKAEPPSIPSADKIYQIAHYFNTSVEYLLTGKGCTNEELTPEEYSLLINYRKLSSLDIETAKAIRKTVQQLAENPKKDAANSAAGIGAGFALAGIGAAIGIIAALLAANKDK from the coding sequence ATGGATACAATTAATTATTTAGAAGTTTATCACCGTATTAGCATATTAGCAAAAGAGAAAGGTATAAACTTAAGTGATTTAAAGGGAATAGGCATAAATCCTCAAATATTTACCCGGATGAAAGCAGAACCGCCATCGATTCCGAGTGCTGATAAAATATACCAGATAGCACATTATTTTAACACTTCTGTAGAATATTTATTGACGGGAAAAGGATGTACCAATGAAGAACTAACACCTGAGGAGTATAGCCTACTTATTAATTATAGAAAATTATCATCATTAGATATTGAAACCGCAAAAGCTATACGGAAAACGGTACAGCAGCTTGCTGAAAATCCTAAAAAAGATGCTGCTAATTCAGCTGCGGGTATAGGGGCTGGTTTTGCGCTGGCTGGGATAGGGGCAGCTATAGGTATTATAGCCGCTTTGCTTGCTGCAAATAAAGATAAATAG
- a CDS encoding Z1 domain-containing protein, producing MKFLENYINSIKYEETKQTILNVTGEIFEKHLADYNYQSNVNGLLLGEVQSGKTGQMFGVVAAAADRDFEIFIVLTTDNKRLQEQTFKRALDVFSEFCICGENDELRFKMNKMRKPVIIVLKKNTSILKKWRNIIINSKFLDGRSLFIIDDEADAASLNTKINKNEVSTINRNIADIRNTAVSCIYLQVTATPQAVLLQTEGSEFKPEFIIYFPPGKAYLGGDFFFSKPESYCIRYVNDEEIKDIKKVDTEISEGLASAVLNFLIVCAHIKLSETGEVCNFLIHPSVRVHEHKIIAEKIGEFLNDLLQNTDDTELKNNFEYEWKNLYTTKPEIKKFPEIYACIKDLLFNTEIDIITLNSKSDAERTFDTGFNIVVGGNTLGRGVTFPNLQTVYYSRTAKVPQADTFWQHCRMFGYDRDRALIRLFMPPFIHKLFQELNNSQAVLIKHLTEHGLENNQLMYIDGIHPTRKNVIKSSCLCLITGGVNYFSAFPINPDLEKLDNLLSAYTEKSVIDVPLHFIEQLLSNISSEDNNDWNSINFINAIRMISKSENNNGRGKLLVRRDRNISKGTGTMLSPDDRNTVSDYSNDVFLVMYRLTGEARQGWSGKPFWMPNIRLPDGFVFYKME from the coding sequence ATGAAATTTCTTGAAAATTATATTAATTCAATAAAATATGAAGAAACAAAACAAACAATCCTTAATGTAACTGGTGAAATATTTGAAAAACATTTAGCAGATTATAATTATCAAAGCAATGTCAACGGTTTATTATTAGGAGAAGTACAAAGCGGTAAAACAGGACAAATGTTTGGAGTTGTTGCAGCTGCTGCCGATAGAGATTTTGAAATTTTTATTGTGCTTACTACTGATAATAAAAGACTTCAAGAACAAACTTTTAAACGGGCCTTGGATGTATTTTCTGAATTTTGTATATGCGGTGAAAATGATGAACTACGTTTTAAAATGAATAAAATGCGTAAACCAGTTATTATTGTACTCAAAAAAAATACTTCGATTTTAAAAAAGTGGCGTAATATTATAATAAACAGTAAATTCCTTGATGGGCGCTCTTTATTCATCATTGATGATGAAGCAGATGCAGCAAGTTTAAATACAAAAATAAATAAAAATGAAGTCAGTACAATTAATAGAAATATTGCTGATATTAGAAATACAGCTGTATCATGCATTTATTTACAAGTTACAGCAACTCCGCAAGCAGTACTTCTTCAAACAGAAGGCTCAGAATTTAAGCCCGAATTTATAATTTATTTCCCTCCCGGAAAAGCATATTTAGGAGGAGATTTTTTCTTTTCAAAACCCGAATCATATTGTATCAGATATGTAAATGATGAAGAAATAAAAGATATAAAAAAAGTTGATACTGAAATATCAGAAGGCCTGGCATCTGCTGTATTAAATTTTCTTATAGTATGTGCTCATATTAAATTATCAGAAACCGGAGAAGTTTGTAATTTTTTAATTCATCCCAGTGTACGGGTACATGAACATAAAATTATAGCTGAAAAAATAGGCGAGTTTTTAAATGATTTGCTTCAAAATACTGATGATACCGAGCTTAAAAATAATTTTGAATATGAATGGAAAAATTTATATACAACGAAACCGGAAATAAAAAAATTCCCTGAAATATACGCCTGCATAAAAGATTTATTATTTAATACAGAAATAGATATTATAACGCTAAATTCAAAATCAGATGCAGAAAGAACATTTGATACAGGTTTTAATATCGTTGTAGGAGGAAATACTCTTGGAAGGGGTGTTACTTTTCCCAATTTACAAACAGTATATTATTCAAGAACGGCAAAAGTACCGCAAGCTGATACTTTTTGGCAGCATTGCCGTATGTTCGGTTATGACAGAGACCGAGCTTTAATACGCTTATTTATGCCTCCGTTTATTCATAAATTATTTCAAGAGCTGAATAACTCTCAAGCAGTGTTAATAAAACATCTTACAGAACATGGTTTAGAGAATAATCAGCTTATGTATATTGACGGAATACATCCTACGCGTAAGAATGTCATAAAGTCATCATGTCTATGTTTAATAACAGGCGGAGTAAATTATTTTTCTGCATTTCCTATTAATCCCGATTTGGAAAAATTAGATAATCTTCTATCTGCTTATACTGAGAAATCGGTTATAGATGTTCCGCTTCATTTTATTGAACAACTCTTAAGTAATATATCAAGTGAAGATAACAATGACTGGAATTCAATAAATTTTATTAATGCAATCCGTATGATTTCAAAATCAGAAAATAATAACGGACGAGGTAAGTTATTAGTAAGACGGGATCGCAATATTTCTAAAGGTACAGGTACTATGCTTTCTCCAGATGATAGGAACACTGTTTCAGATTACAGCAATGATGTATTTTTGGTTATGTATAGACTTACAGGAGAAGCTAGGCAAGGTTGGTCTGGAAAACCATTTTGGATGCCGAATATAAGGCTGCCTGACGGTTTTGTGTTTTATAAAATGGAGTAG
- a CDS encoding restriction endonuclease PLD domain-containing protein, protein MLELLNSNYQPVKTPCKKFEDTFYTLLEKSSRLKAASGYISEDAIADLLALYKSGLKLELTLIVGMHLFEGFSYGQYEALCSLADILQEKQLGNIYLAAAVKYHGKVYLFKNSKGKETSILGSSNLTKICTAEHTYDTDIVTDDENINFQINSFLDMLQEKNCQPIDKIDKNRIKIIPPSDLFENYSSVENVSSEELANIQSRKINISFQIEIKPEEKSHLNCYFGKGRKNFSNGSILPRPWYEAEIIVSSKITKLSGYPKKGQSFYVITDDGYKFKCSTMGDYSKNFRSADDLCILGRWLKGRMENSKALNIGEKVTENTLKKYGRNNITLTKTTIPNLWYLDFGVH, encoded by the coding sequence ATGCTCGAACTTTTAAATTCAAACTATCAGCCGGTAAAAACACCATGCAAAAAATTTGAAGATACATTTTATACATTATTAGAAAAATCCAGCAGATTAAAAGCTGCAAGCGGATATATTTCTGAAGATGCTATAGCTGACTTATTGGCATTATATAAATCAGGTCTTAAATTAGAGCTTACTCTAATTGTAGGAATGCATCTATTTGAAGGTTTTTCATACGGGCAATATGAGGCTTTGTGCAGCCTTGCCGATATCCTTCAAGAAAAACAATTGGGAAATATTTATTTAGCAGCAGCTGTAAAATATCATGGAAAAGTATACTTATTTAAAAACTCTAAAGGAAAAGAAACTTCTATTCTGGGATCAAGTAATTTAACAAAAATATGTACTGCAGAGCATACTTATGATACTGATATAGTTACTGATGATGAAAATATAAATTTTCAAATTAATAGTTTTCTTGATATGCTTCAAGAAAAAAATTGTCAACCGATAGATAAAATTGATAAAAATCGAATTAAAATAATTCCTCCGTCTGACTTGTTTGAGAACTATTCATCTGTGGAAAATGTATCGTCTGAGGAATTAGCAAATATACAAAGCCGAAAAATAAATATATCTTTTCAAATTGAAATAAAACCAGAAGAAAAAAGTCACTTAAACTGTTACTTTGGGAAAGGAAGAAAAAATTTCTCTAATGGTTCTATTTTGCCCCGCCCTTGGTATGAAGCAGAAATTATTGTTTCAAGTAAAATTACTAAACTTAGCGGGTATCCTAAAAAAGGGCAAAGTTTTTATGTAATAACTGATGACGGTTATAAATTTAAATGCAGCACTATGGGGGACTATTCAAAAAATTTTAGGAGTGCAGATGATTTGTGTATTTTAGGCAGATGGCTTAAAGGACGTATGGAAAATAGTAAAGCATTGAATATCGGAGAGAAAGTGACGGAAAATACACTAAAAAAATACGGAAGAAATAATATAACCCTAACAAAAACAACAATCCCTAATTTATGGTATCTTGATTTTGGAGTACACTAA
- a CDS encoding DNA cytosine methyltransferase: protein MVKNDKTVNVISLFSGCGGLDYGFHKEGYKTVWANDINKWAAATFRKNFGNVITEKNIEEIDPAHDKSIPECDLILGGFPCQDFSIIWKQPGLDGDRGNLYKNYLRFIAAKKPKAFVAENVKGLLTANRGKAIKQIVEDFSNISPGYMIKIQLYNFAEYGVPQFRERVIIVGIRLDQEFNFIHPGPTHGPRGQKPYITAGQALEGVENVEYNNEHMNIAEKTRKLLNLIPEGGNFTDVPEDNPLYVKGMISHVYRRINRNEPAKTIIAAGGGGTWGYHYPEPRPLTNRERARLQSFDDSFIFEGSVTEVRRQIGNAVPPQGVRLLAKTLYPLFTENYIRTDIKEVGQILKSLTIKEQLEFDENCRNRGKDKKCSNF, encoded by the coding sequence ATGGTTAAAAATGATAAAACTGTAAATGTAATCTCTCTTTTTTCGGGCTGCGGAGGTCTAGATTACGGTTTCCATAAAGAGGGATATAAAACAGTTTGGGCAAATGACATTAATAAATGGGCAGCAGCGACTTTTAGAAAAAACTTCGGCAATGTAATTACAGAAAAAAATATAGAAGAAATAGACCCTGCACATGATAAATCCATTCCAGAATGCGATTTAATTTTAGGAGGGTTCCCTTGCCAGGATTTTTCGATTATATGGAAGCAGCCGGGATTAGATGGTGATAGAGGAAATTTATATAAGAACTATTTACGTTTTATAGCTGCAAAAAAACCTAAGGCTTTTGTTGCAGAAAATGTCAAAGGACTGCTTACAGCAAATAGAGGAAAAGCAATTAAACAAATAGTAGAAGATTTTAGCAATATCTCACCTGGATATATGATTAAAATTCAATTATATAATTTTGCTGAATATGGAGTACCTCAGTTCCGTGAACGGGTAATCATTGTAGGGATACGGCTGGATCAGGAATTTAATTTTATTCATCCTGGGCCTACTCACGGTCCCCGCGGCCAAAAACCGTATATTACAGCAGGACAAGCACTGGAAGGTGTTGAAAATGTTGAATACAATAATGAGCACATGAATATTGCTGAAAAGACTAGAAAATTACTTAATCTTATACCAGAGGGCGGAAATTTCACGGATGTTCCGGAAGATAATCCTTTATATGTAAAAGGCATGATAAGTCATGTATACCGGAGGATAAATAGAAATGAGCCGGCAAAAACGATTATAGCAGCCGGAGGAGGCGGTACTTGGGGGTATCACTATCCTGAGCCGCGCCCTCTTACAAATAGAGAACGGGCAAGATTACAGTCGTTTGATGACAGCTTTATTTTTGAAGGTTCTGTTACCGAAGTAAGAAGACAAATTGGAAATGCTGTCCCGCCTCAAGGAGTCCGGCTGCTTGCAAAAACGCTATATCCATTATTTACAGAAAATTACATTAGGACTGATATAAAAGAAGTAGGTCAAATTTTAAAAAGCCTAACAATTAAGGAGCAGCTTGAATTTGATGAAAATTGCCGTAATAGAGGAAAAGATAAAAAATGCTCGAACTTTTAA
- a CDS encoding very short patch repair endonuclease yields MDHLTAEKRSWNMGRIRSENTKPEILFRRAIHKKGYRYRLYAKNLPGKPDIVLKKYKTVIFINGCFWHKHENCKRGNKPKSRNEYWDEKLEKNVLRDKKNYAELKEQGWNVLVIWECEIKDISKAVLKFEIFLEELEN; encoded by the coding sequence ATGGATCACTTAACAGCTGAAAAACGTTCATGGAATATGGGTAGAATACGGTCTGAAAATACTAAACCGGAAATACTTTTCCGTAGGGCAATACATAAAAAAGGCTACCGGTATAGACTTTATGCTAAAAACTTACCGGGAAAACCTGATATTGTACTTAAAAAATACAAAACGGTTATTTTTATAAACGGTTGTTTCTGGCATAAACACGAAAATTGTAAGCGGGGAAATAAACCCAAAAGCCGTAATGAATATTGGGATGAAAAATTAGAGAAAAATGTTTTGCGTGATAAAAAAAATTATGCAGAATTGAAAGAGCAAGGTTGGAATGTTCTAGTTATTTGGGAATGTGAAATAAAGGATATAAGTAAGGCGGTTTTAAAATTTGAAATATTTTTAGAAGAATTGGAGAATTGA
- a CDS encoding ABC transporter ATP-binding protein, with product MYKELFAFLSKRGKIDVCISSLFFTLYGLSSVGMLLTVFSMLFKIAAGTDVQGLYGAFATLIGLVVFKGLCNMIADLKKHGAGFDVVQQIRERMIVKLKLFSLGFYTNERLGELNTILHKDVDNMSMVVGHMWPRMFGDFLIALAVFIGLCFINLKAALVMAASIPLSLAYLFYTIKGAQKTEHNNNSALADMVSLFVEYVRGIPVLKSFSHNKSLDNELFEKTKKFGETSKAASRFKARQLSVFSFLIDAGYFVLFIYSGLAALRGSIDVLSFMIIAVISKEFYKPFAAMETHYMYYVSAVDSYHRLGKILHADVIADKTDGVTPAQNDIVFKDVAFSYEEDEFKMNGVNFSVPEKTMTALVGESGSGKTTVTNLLLRFYDVQSGSITLGGTDIRDIPYDELLDRISIVMQNVQLFDNTIEENIRVGKKGASKEEIIEAAKKARIHDFIMSLPKGYETDIGENGGLLSGGQRQRISIARAFLKDAPILILDEMTSNVDPVNESLIQDAITELAKNRTVIVIAHHLRTIQKADQILVFQKGNLIEKGKHDELLEKDAYYARLWKAQYGSGMCSR from the coding sequence ATGTATAAAGAATTATTTGCATTTTTGAGTAAGAGGGGAAAAATCGATGTATGTATTTCTTCTCTGTTTTTTACCTTGTACGGATTGAGCTCCGTGGGGATGTTGCTTACGGTGTTTTCGATGTTGTTTAAGATTGCAGCCGGGACTGATGTGCAGGGACTCTACGGGGCTTTTGCAACACTGATAGGCTTGGTCGTTTTTAAAGGGCTTTGCAATATGATTGCCGACTTAAAAAAGCACGGAGCCGGCTTTGATGTGGTGCAGCAAATACGGGAGCGGATGATTGTAAAATTAAAGCTGTTTAGTTTGGGATTTTATACGAATGAACGGCTGGGGGAATTAAATACAATTCTTCATAAAGATGTGGACAATATGTCCATGGTAGTCGGTCATATGTGGCCACGGATGTTCGGTGATTTTCTCATTGCTCTTGCGGTATTTATAGGTCTTTGCTTTATCAACCTTAAAGCAGCCCTTGTTATGGCCGCGTCGATTCCGCTTTCGCTTGCTTACCTTTTTTACACAATTAAGGGAGCACAAAAAACGGAGCATAACAATAATTCCGCCCTTGCCGATATGGTGAGTTTATTTGTCGAATATGTACGCGGTATTCCGGTGCTCAAAAGTTTTTCGCATAATAAAAGTCTGGATAATGAACTTTTTGAAAAGACAAAAAAATTCGGAGAAACAAGTAAGGCTGCGTCCCGTTTTAAGGCAAGACAGCTTTCGGTCTTTTCGTTTTTAATCGATGCAGGGTATTTTGTTCTTTTTATTTATTCCGGTCTTGCCGCATTACGCGGAAGCATTGATGTGCTCAGTTTTATGATTATCGCAGTCATTTCAAAAGAATTTTATAAACCTTTTGCAGCGATGGAAACACACTATATGTATTATGTGTCTGCCGTAGACAGCTATCACCGCTTGGGCAAAATTCTTCATGCTGATGTAATAGCCGATAAAACGGACGGAGTTACTCCTGCACAAAACGATATTGTTTTTAAAGATGTAGCATTTTCTTATGAAGAAGATGAGTTCAAAATGAATGGAGTAAATTTTTCCGTTCCGGAAAAAACGATGACCGCACTTGTAGGTGAATCGGGAAGCGGTAAGACGACGGTTACGAATTTGCTGTTGCGCTTTTACGATGTGCAAAGTGGAAGTATTACGCTCGGCGGTACCGATATTCGGGATATTCCCTACGATGAGCTTTTGGATCGCATCAGCATTGTTATGCAAAATGTTCAGTTATTTGATAACACCATTGAAGAAAATATCCGCGTCGGGAAAAAGGGCGCTTCCAAAGAAGAAATTATCGAGGCCGCAAAAAAGGCAAGGATTCATGATTTTATTATGAGCTTGCCGAAAGGCTATGAAACGGATATAGGCGAAAACGGAGGTCTCTTATCCGGCGGACAAAGACAGCGTATTTCGATTGCACGAGCCTTTTTAAAAGACGCTCCGATTTTAATTCTCGATGAGATGACCAGTAATGTCGATCCCGTAAATGAGTCTTTAATACAGGATGCCATTACAGAACTTGCAAAAAACAGAACGGTCATAGTGATCGCTCATCATTTAAGGACTATTCAAAAGGCAGATCAAATCCTTGTGTTTCAAAAAGGCAATCTTATCGAAAAAGGAAAACACGATGAACTTTTGGAAAAGGACGCTTACTATGCGCGGCTTTGGAAAGCACAATACGGGAGCGGAATGTGCTCTCGCTAA
- a CDS encoding ABC transporter ATP-binding protein gives MLSLKDISYKTRTGLLILDNINLEIKKGEFVVITGKSGSGKSTLGSVINGLISHFYDGVLTGEACLNGKDIRTMDLSQIGCMVGCVFQDPRSQFFMTDPFSEAAFGCSNMLLNREEILKRVDNSLKLLGINHLKEKSIFKLSSGEKQKLAIASCYAMSPDIFLFDEPTANLDIHSIFDLKNILRSLKEEGKTIIVLEHRLFYLSALCSRMLVMDKGRITGEYSKDEFFELQKNNKNIRPIYLENLDTVHSKSIVDKTTPLFEIKNISYSHSKQEKTDVLKDISIRAYEKEVIGIIGENGAGKTTLAKLCTGLLKEKSGSVLIKGEKRSYKKRAGSIYFVMQDSDYQLFGNTVEDELNIGKKGGGLSDTEKETVLSDFEILDLKERHPLALSRGQKQRLTITVAFCNNCKILFLDEPTSGLDKHSMDLVSESILTAANAGRLIFVISHDYEFLLSVCNRIIYLKSGMVHVDFNLNNDTKKMLWELLSKKEEM, from the coding sequence GTGCTCTCGCTAAAAGATATTTCGTATAAAACAAGGACAGGTCTTCTCATTCTCGACAATATAAACCTCGAAATAAAAAAAGGAGAATTTGTTGTCATTACCGGAAAAAGCGGAAGCGGGAAGAGCACACTCGGCTCTGTTATCAACGGCCTTATCTCGCATTTCTATGACGGAGTTTTAACGGGCGAAGCTTGTCTAAACGGAAAAGATATACGCACTATGGATCTTTCACAAATAGGCTGCATGGTAGGCTGTGTATTCCAAGACCCGCGAAGTCAGTTTTTTATGACCGATCCTTTTAGTGAAGCGGCATTCGGTTGCAGCAATATGCTTTTGAACAGGGAAGAAATACTGAAAAGGGTAGACAACAGTTTGAAGCTGCTTGGAATAAATCATCTAAAAGAGAAGAGTATCTTTAAACTTTCAAGCGGTGAAAAACAAAAACTGGCTATCGCGTCATGTTATGCGATGTCGCCTGACATTTTTTTGTTCGATGAACCTACGGCTAATCTGGATATTCATTCCATCTTTGATTTGAAAAACATATTACGGAGCTTAAAAGAAGAAGGGAAAACCATTATCGTCTTGGAGCATCGATTATTTTATCTTTCGGCCTTATGCAGCCGTATGCTCGTTATGGATAAGGGAAGAATTACGGGCGAATACTCAAAAGACGAATTTTTTGAGCTGCAAAAAAACAATAAAAATATTCGACCCATATATTTGGAAAATCTTGATACGGTTCATTCTAAAAGTATTGTCGATAAAACCACCCCGTTGTTTGAAATAAAAAACATTTCATATTCACATTCAAAACAGGAAAAAACGGATGTGCTTAAAGACATATCGATAAGAGCTTATGAAAAAGAAGTTATCGGCATTATCGGTGAAAACGGAGCGGGTAAAACAACTCTCGCTAAATTGTGTACAGGCTTATTAAAAGAAAAAAGTGGAAGCGTTTTGATTAAAGGAGAAAAGCGGAGCTATAAGAAAAGGGCGGGGAGTATATATTTTGTCATGCAGGACTCCGACTATCAACTTTTCGGTAATACCGTAGAGGATGAATTGAATATAGGAAAAAAAGGCGGCGGTTTGAGCGATACGGAAAAAGAAACCGTTTTATCGGACTTTGAAATTCTTGATTTAAAAGAACGGCATCCGCTTGCCCTCTCAAGAGGTCAAAAGCAACGGCTTACCATTACAGTAGCTTTTTGCAATAACTGTAAGATACTTTTTTTGGATGAACCGACAAGCGGCTTGGATAAACATTCTATGGATTTGGTTTCTGAAAGTATTCTCACTGCGGCAAATGCAGGTAGACTTATATTTGTAATATCGCATGATTATGAATTTTTACTGTCTGTCTGTAACAGAATTATTTATTTAAAAAGCGGAATGGTTCACGTTGATTTCAATTTAAATAATGATACCAAGAAAATGCTCTGGGAGCTTTTAAGTAAAAAAGAGGAAATGTGA
- a CDS encoding energy-coupling factor transporter transmembrane component T family protein, producing MNTKRKADPRTVLGIVFIFISFGLAVNKPIPSHVLLIICNFYLWDVRAYRESVLYSGMYSIIAVSMFYIHYIPNSTIALMIVSLSYFIQKFVIAVMMIIFLKKKTSMSSIISAMQTMKFPNIIAIPLIVVFRYLPSLKEDYGCLKDSLKIRGISISGLRFLMHPIRSLELIIVPILFRSLRIAEELSTSVLLRGIENYKNRTNIYPLKFTKTDFVYGLCTAIAVGAVSYLQFSNIF from the coding sequence GTGAATACAAAAAGAAAAGCGGATCCGAGAACGGTACTCGGCATTGTATTTATTTTTATCTCGTTTGGTCTTGCTGTCAATAAGCCCATCCCCTCACATGTTTTACTTATTATTTGTAATTTCTATTTATGGGATGTACGCGCTTACCGTGAATCCGTTTTATATAGCGGAATGTATAGTATCATTGCCGTGTCGATGTTTTATATTCATTATATTCCGAATTCGACAATTGCTCTCATGATTGTATCTTTAAGTTATTTTATTCAAAAATTCGTTATTGCGGTTATGATGATTATATTCTTGAAAAAGAAAACTTCCATGTCCTCTATTATATCGGCTATGCAGACGATGAAATTTCCAAACATAATAGCAATTCCCTTAATCGTTGTATTTAGGTATCTCCCGTCCTTAAAAGAAGATTACGGCTGTTTAAAAGACAGTTTAAAAATAAGGGGAATTTCTATTTCGGGCTTACGCTTTTTAATGCATCCCATTCGTTCTTTGGAACTTATAATTGTTCCGATTTTATTTAGAAGTCTTCGCATAGCTGAGGAACTTTCCACATCGGTTTTGCTGAGAGGAATTGAAAATTATAAAAACAGAACAAATATCTATCCGCTCAAATTTACAAAAACGGATTTTGTATACGGATTATGTACGGCTATTGCTGTGGGTGCGGTATCGTACTTACAGTTTAGTAATATTTTTTAA
- a CDS encoding MptD family putative ECF transporter S component: protein METKTNKLNARDFIFIGIFAAVALLIFFITGALAALTLFGTIANIPITLFFVSIAFMLAASKVRKTGVFFIMGIIIVLPGFMAANGIGVGLSIIGWFIAETLASTMKYKDKKTIILSYVLGSTLQTALFTLPMYLSHGEYFVQRKEILHLTDEALQQYLQVVGSWQMYGSMIALTVITSFAGAWISIRILKKHFEKAGMV from the coding sequence ATGGAAACAAAGACAAACAAATTGAATGCGCGGGATTTTATTTTTATCGGAATCTTCGCTGCGGTTGCACTATTAATTTTCTTTATTACGGGAGCGCTCGCTGCATTAACGCTTTTTGGAACGATAGCCAATATCCCGATTACGCTGTTTTTTGTATCGATAGCATTTATGCTGGCGGCATCAAAGGTAAGAAAAACGGGCGTCTTTTTTATTATGGGGATAATTATCGTTTTACCGGGATTTATGGCGGCAAACGGAATAGGCGTCGGCCTTTCAATCATCGGCTGGTTTATTGCGGAGACTCTTGCGTCAACGATGAAGTACAAGGATAAAAAAACAATTATTCTGTCCTATGTGCTGGGCTCCACGTTGCAGACAGCCTTGTTCACCCTGCCCATGTATCTTTCGCATGGAGAATACTTTGTGCAAAGAAAGGAGATTTTACATTTAACGGATGAAGCTTTACAACAGTATTTGCAGGTTGTGGGTTCATGGCAGATGTACGGTTCAATGATTGCATTGACGGTTATAACAAGTTTCGCAGGAGCGTGGATTTCTATACGGATATTAAAAAAGCATTTTGAAAAAGCGGGGATGGTATAG
- a CDS encoding FGGY-family carbohydrate kinase — MIFCAAVFDIGTSSLKGALIAEDGKVYTQGRLFFPQNLEAETWLVSFENLFKLFSDFAEQKSIKICGICISGNGPSLVAVSEASAERDFLLLWNKASSETLNESSSENTNENSMKKNPFYGKSIFLPRLDFFRNSYPEIFQSAKYILSGPEYLIYKLTKTKVTVLPEKRYVPAYWTDEELKALSIPKNKLAPFVPLGEHCGLYRNIPVFAGPPDFIAALIGTNTLKPGTACDRAGSSEGINICLEAPPESSKLKSLRLLPSPIPNLWNISYLIENSGNVFYEYIKKHGGNFMDFDAFVHNINTQSSHKQNEAEGRAIMEALAFKVKEGMDLLEKAAGFRPIYTISGGQANNKLWQDLKAEITGREFKVLQIADAELLGNAAITFTSLKTYSSISEAASVIVW; from the coding sequence ATGATTTTTTGTGCTGCCGTCTTTGACATAGGTACGTCTTCCCTAAAGGGTGCTCTTATAGCCGAAGACGGAAAGGTTTATACACAAGGCCGTTTATTTTTTCCTCAAAACCTTGAAGCCGAAACATGGCTTGTTTCCTTTGAAAATCTTTTTAAGCTGTTTTCCGACTTTGCAGAACAAAAAAGCATTAAGATTTGCGGTATCTGCATTTCGGGAAACGGCCCCAGCTTGGTTGCCGTATCCGAAGCTTCTGCAGAAAGAGATTTTTTGCTTTTATGGAACAAGGCTTCTTCCGAAACCTTGAATGAAAGCTCTAGCGAGAACACGAATGAAAACTCCATGAAAAAAAATCCTTTTTACGGTAAATCCATCTTTTTGCCCCGCTTGGATTTTTTCCGAAATTCTTACCCCGAAATATTTCAATCTGCAAAATATATTTTATCGGGCCCCGAGTATTTAATTTATAAACTCACAAAAACGAAGGTAACGGTTTTGCCCGAAAAACGCTATGTGCCCGCTTATTGGACTGATGAAGAACTAAAAGCCTTATCCATACCTAAAAACAAACTTGCCCCCTTTGTTCCTCTGGGAGAACACTGCGGTCTTTACCGGAACATTCCCGTTTTTGCAGGGCCTCCAGATTTTATAGCTGCCCTCATCGGCACAAACACATTGAAGCCGGGAACTGCCTGCGATAGGGCCGGCTCAAGCGAGGGAATAAATATCTGTCTTGAAGCTCCTCCTGAAAGCTCCAAGTTGAAGAGCTTACGCCTTCTTCCGTCTCCGATTCCGAACCTTTGGAACATATCCTATCTAATAGAAAATTCGGGGAATGTTTTTTATGAGTATATAAAAAAGCACGGAGGCAATTTTATGGACTTTGATGCTTTTGTGCATAATATAAATACTCAATCCTCCCATAAACAAAATGAAGCGGAAGGAAGGGCTATAATGGAAGCCCTTGCTTTTAAGGTAAAAGAGGGTATGGATTTACTTGAAAAGGCCGCAGGCTTCCGTCCCATATATACAATCTCCGGAGGGCAGGCTAATAATAAGCTTTGGCAGGACCTAAAAGCCGAAATCACCGGCAGAGAATTTAAGGTGCTGCAGATAGCCGATGCCGAGCTTTTGGGCAATGCCGCAATAACTTTTACCTCTCTTAAAACCTATAGCTCGATAAGCGAGGCAGCTTCTGTAATTGTTTGGTAA